A window of the Xiashengella succiniciproducens genome harbors these coding sequences:
- the mutA gene encoding methylmalonyl-CoA mutase small subunit, with translation MTDKSKQPLFSEFPPVSTQEWMDKITADLKGADFEKKLVWKTSEGFSVRPFYREEDLGALKHLNSLPGEFPFVRGNSTDNNWLVRQDIVVTDISSANAKAKDILKKGVESIGFVLDETVEASADNIKALLAGVDITSTEINFSTKKCMKSLASALLEAVMQMGVDPTKVKGSIDFDPAGKLILKGKTCKTIDEIMDRAAEIVKNGKALPSFQWINVNGKIFGNSGSTIVQELAFALSAANEYLAKLTERGLTVDEVAGSIRFTLSIGPVYFMEIAKLRAGRMLWSNIVSAYKPASTAAARMNVHCETSEFNMTVFDPYVNLLRTQTEAMSATLGGCHSLLVQPFDKPFRKAGEFSERIARNQQLLLKEESYFGKVADPGAGSYYIENLTESIANEAWKLFVEVESKGGYFSAVKEGFIQKLVKESGAQKLKAVASRKEVLLGTNQYPNVTETMKDAIEETAKASCGTSCSEGAEIETIVPFRAAAEFEALRLATEKAAKRPKTFMLTYGNLAMRLARSQFSGNFFGCAGYEIVDNLGFNTVEEGVEAAVKAGADIVVLCSSDEEYAEAAPAAFKALNGRAIFVVAGAPACMDDLKAQGIENFINIRSNVLEELQKFNKALGI, from the coding sequence ATGACAGATAAATCAAAACAACCGTTGTTTAGCGAGTTTCCACCCGTATCCACACAGGAATGGATGGACAAGATTACAGCGGACTTAAAGGGGGCTGATTTTGAAAAGAAGCTCGTCTGGAAAACCAGTGAAGGTTTCAGCGTTCGTCCTTTTTACCGTGAAGAGGATCTTGGCGCATTAAAACATCTGAATTCGCTTCCCGGCGAATTCCCGTTTGTTCGCGGTAACAGTACAGACAATAATTGGCTTGTACGCCAGGATATAGTAGTAACAGATATTTCTTCGGCCAACGCAAAGGCAAAGGATATTCTGAAAAAGGGTGTTGAATCAATAGGATTCGTACTTGACGAGACAGTTGAAGCAAGTGCCGACAATATCAAGGCCCTGCTTGCAGGTGTTGATATCACCTCAACGGAGATCAACTTCTCGACCAAGAAGTGTATGAAGTCTCTGGCCTCTGCACTGCTTGAAGCAGTAATGCAGATGGGAGTTGATCCGACTAAGGTCAAAGGATCAATTGATTTTGATCCGGCTGGCAAACTGATTCTAAAGGGCAAGACCTGCAAGACCATTGATGAAATCATGGACAGAGCTGCCGAGATTGTAAAGAATGGTAAGGCTCTTCCTTCTTTCCAATGGATCAATGTCAATGGTAAGATCTTTGGAAACTCAGGTTCTACAATTGTTCAGGAGCTTGCTTTTGCACTTTCTGCTGCAAATGAATATCTGGCTAAACTCACTGAAAGAGGTCTTACTGTTGATGAGGTTGCAGGCAGCATTCGTTTCACACTGAGCATTGGTCCGGTTTACTTTATGGAAATCGCGAAGCTTCGTGCCGGTCGCATGCTTTGGAGCAATATAGTAAGTGCTTACAAACCTGCCAGCACAGCAGCAGCCAGGATGAACGTCCACTGCGAGACTTCAGAGTTCAATATGACAGTATTCGACCCCTATGTAAACCTGCTACGCACTCAGACAGAAGCTATGTCGGCCACACTGGGCGGATGCCACTCATTGCTTGTTCAACCCTTTGACAAGCCCTTCCGCAAAGCCGGAGAATTCAGCGAACGTATAGCTCGCAACCAACAGTTACTACTCAAGGAAGAATCATATTTCGGCAAGGTAGCAGACCCGGGTGCCGGTAGCTATTATATAGAGAACCTCACTGAAAGCATAGCCAATGAAGCATGGAAGCTATTTGTAGAAGTTGAAAGCAAGGGCGGTTATTTCAGTGCTGTTAAGGAAGGCTTTATACAAAAGCTGGTTAAGGAATCAGGTGCTCAAAAACTAAAAGCTGTTGCAAGTCGCAAAGAAGTACTTTTGGGAACCAACCAGTATCCAAATGTTACTGAAACAATGAAGGATGCTATCGAAGAAACAGCCAAAGCATCTTGCGGAACCTCTTGTTCTGAGGGAGCAGAGATTGAAACCATAGTTCCTTTCAGAGCTGCAGCTGAGTTTGAAGCACTTCGCCTTGCTACTGAAAAGGCAGCAAAAAGACCAAAGACCTTTATGCTGACTTATGGTAACCTTGCTATGCGTCTTGCCAGGTCTCAGTTTTCAGGTAACTTCTTCGGATGTGCCGGTTACGAGATCGTTGACAACCTTGGATTCAATACTGTTGAAGAGGGAGTTGAAGCTGCAGTAAAAGCAGGTGCAGATATAGTAGTGCTTTGTTCTTCTGATGAGGAGTATGCCGAGGCAGCTCCCGCTGCCTTCAAGGCACTGAATGGCAGAGCAATCTTTGTAGTAGCAGGAGCTCCTGCCTGCATGGATGATCTGAAGGCTCAGGGCATTGAGAATTTTATCAACATTCGCAGTAATGTCCTTGAAGAGTTGCAGAAGTTTAACAAGGCACTTGGAATCTAA
- the scpA gene encoding methylmalonyl-CoA mutase → MKPDFSKINITKEGSAVDAQAWAKAQGIRKDWITPEQIPVKSVYTREDLEGMEHLNYAAGVAPFLRGPYSAMYATRPWTIRQYAGFSTAEESNAFYRRNLASGQKGLSVAFDLATHRGYDSDHERVVGDVGKAGVAIDSILDMKILFDGIPLDKMSVSMTMNGAVLPVMAFYIVAGLEQGCKLEDMAGTIQNDILKEFMVRNTYIYPPEFSMKIIADIFEYTSRYMPKFNSISISGYHMQEAGATADIELAYTLADGLEYLRTGVNAGLDIDSFAPRLSFFWAIGMNHFMEIAKMRAARMLWAKLVKQFNPRNPKSLALRTHSQTSGWSLTEQDPFNNVGRTCIEAMAAALGHTQSLHTNALDEAIALPTDFSARIARNTQIYIQEETQICKAIDPWAGSYYVEALTKEIADKAWAHIQEIEEMGGMAKAIETGLPKMRIEEAAARTQAKIDSNKQVIVGVNRYRLEKEDPIDILDIDNTAVRKAQIERLRALRANRNEAEVKAALEAITECVKTGKGNLLELAVDAAKKRASLGEISFACESVVGRYKAVIRSVSGVYSSEVGGDEVFEKARTLARRFAEVEGRQPRIMVAKMGQDGHDRGAKVVATGYADIGFDVDMGPLFQTPAEAAKQAVENDVHVLGVSSLAAGHKTLVPQVIEELKKLGREDIMVIAGGVIPAQDYQYLYDAGVVGIFGPGSSVAQAAVDILTLLLKAREE, encoded by the coding sequence ATGAAACCTGATTTTTCTAAGATAAATATAACCAAGGAAGGCTCAGCTGTAGATGCACAGGCATGGGCCAAGGCTCAAGGTATCCGGAAAGACTGGATTACACCTGAGCAAATACCGGTAAAGTCAGTATATACCAGGGAAGACCTGGAAGGTATGGAGCATCTGAATTATGCAGCCGGTGTTGCACCATTTTTACGTGGTCCCTACTCAGCGATGTATGCGACTCGTCCATGGACCATCAGGCAGTATGCCGGGTTCTCCACAGCTGAAGAGTCAAATGCATTTTACCGCAGGAATCTGGCTTCCGGTCAGAAGGGTCTTTCAGTAGCCTTCGACCTTGCTACTCACCGCGGATACGACTCAGATCACGAGCGTGTAGTTGGTGACGTAGGTAAGGCCGGTGTTGCTATTGACTCCATCCTCGATATGAAGATACTGTTTGACGGCATACCACTGGATAAGATGTCTGTATCAATGACTATGAACGGAGCTGTTCTTCCTGTTATGGCATTCTATATCGTAGCAGGTCTTGAGCAGGGCTGTAAACTTGAAGATATGGCTGGTACCATCCAGAATGATATCCTCAAGGAGTTTATGGTTCGTAATACCTACATCTATCCACCGGAATTCTCAATGAAGATTATCGCTGATATCTTCGAGTACACTTCCAGGTACATGCCTAAGTTCAACAGCATCTCTATCTCCGGTTACCACATGCAGGAAGCCGGTGCAACTGCTGATATTGAGCTAGCCTATACACTTGCCGACGGTCTCGAATATCTGCGTACCGGAGTAAATGCCGGTCTTGATATTGACAGTTTTGCTCCCAGGTTGTCATTCTTCTGGGCTATCGGTATGAATCACTTTATGGAGATAGCAAAGATGCGTGCAGCCCGTATGTTGTGGGCAAAACTCGTTAAGCAGTTTAATCCCAGGAATCCAAAGTCTCTGGCTCTGCGTACTCACTCACAAACGTCAGGATGGTCACTTACCGAACAGGATCCCTTCAACAACGTTGGTCGTACATGTATCGAAGCAATGGCTGCAGCACTTGGTCACACACAGAGCTTGCACACCAATGCACTTGATGAAGCTATCGCATTGCCAACTGACTTCTCTGCTCGTATTGCCCGTAATACTCAGATTTATATCCAGGAAGAGACTCAGATCTGTAAGGCTATTGACCCATGGGCAGGATCTTACTATGTTGAGGCCCTGACTAAGGAAATAGCTGATAAGGCATGGGCCCACATTCAGGAGATTGAAGAGATGGGTGGTATGGCCAAGGCTATTGAAACCGGCTTGCCAAAGATGCGTATAGAAGAAGCAGCAGCCCGTACTCAGGCCAAGATAGACAGCAACAAGCAGGTTATCGTTGGTGTTAACCGTTATCGTCTTGAAAAGGAAGATCCGATTGACATCCTTGATATTGACAACACTGCTGTACGTAAGGCTCAGATCGAGCGTCTGAGGGCTCTGAGGGCAAACCGTAACGAAGCTGAAGTTAAGGCCGCATTGGAAGCTATTACTGAGTGTGTTAAGACCGGCAAGGGTAATCTACTTGAACTGGCAGTAGATGCAGCCAAGAAACGTGCTTCTCTTGGTGAGATATCTTTTGCATGCGAATCAGTTGTAGGACGTTATAAAGCAGTTATCAGATCAGTGAGCGGAGTATATTCATCAGAAGTCGGTGGTGACGAAGTGTTTGAAAAGGCACGCACTCTGGCACGTAGGTTTGCCGAAGTGGAAGGTCGTCAACCCCGTATCATGGTAGCCAAGATGGGTCAGGACGGTCATGACCGCGGCGCCAAGGTTGTAGCTACAGGTTATGCCGATATTGGCTTTGATGTGGATATGGGACCCTTGTTCCAGACTCCTGCCGAAGCTGCTAAGCAAGCTGTAGAAAATGACGTTCACGTATTGGGCGTTTCATCTCTGGCAGCAGGTCACAAGACTCTTGTTCCCCAGGTTATTGAAGAGCTTAAGAAGCTTGGCCGTGAGGATATCATGGTAATAGCCGGTGGTGTTATACCTGCTCAGGATTATCAATACCTGTATGATGCCGGTGTAGTCGGTATCTTTGGACCCGGATCATCAGTGGCTCAGGCTGCTGTAGATATACTTACTCTGCTGCTTAAAGCACGTGAAGAGTAA
- a CDS encoding glycine--tRNA ligase, protein MAQEDVFKKLVAHCKEYGFVFQSSEIYDGLGAVYDYGQYGVELKNNIKKYWWDSMVLLHENVVGIDSAIFMHPTVWKASGHVDAFNDPLIDNKDSKKRYRADVLIEELLAKYDAKIDKEVEKAAKRFGDSFDEKMFRETNPRVLEHAQKREEIHQRFVKALNENDLNELRQIIIDNEVVCPISGTKNWTEVRQFNLMFSTEMGSTADGAMKIYLRPETAQGIFVNFLNVQKTGRMKIPFGIAQIGKAFRNEIVARQFIFRMREFEQMEMQFFVAPGEELAWFEKWKEVRMKWHKSLGMGDHKYRYHDHDKLAHYANAATDIEFEMPFGFKEVEGIHSRTDFDLSQHQQYSGKKITYFDSERNESYVPYVIETSIGVDRMFLSIMAGSYCEEEVPGKDGSVESRVVLKLPPVLAPVKLAVLPLVKKDGLPELARKIVDDLKFHFNCQYDEKDSIGKRYRRQDAIGTPFCVTIDHDSLEDQKVTIRYRDTMEQERVSISALKDIIGEKVSMTALFKKLV, encoded by the coding sequence ATGGCTCAGGAAGATGTTTTCAAAAAGTTGGTCGCCCATTGCAAGGAGTATGGGTTTGTATTTCAAAGCAGTGAGATCTATGACGGTTTGGGAGCCGTTTATGACTACGGACAATATGGAGTTGAACTGAAGAACAACATAAAGAAATACTGGTGGGATTCAATGGTTCTGCTTCACGAGAATGTGGTGGGTATTGACTCAGCCATATTTATGCACCCCACTGTATGGAAGGCATCAGGTCACGTTGATGCATTTAATGACCCCCTGATCGACAATAAGGACAGCAAGAAGCGTTATCGTGCAGACGTTTTGATCGAGGAACTGCTTGCAAAGTATGATGCAAAGATTGACAAGGAAGTAGAAAAGGCAGCTAAGCGTTTTGGTGACAGCTTCGACGAGAAGATGTTCCGTGAAACCAACCCCCGTGTGCTTGAACACGCGCAGAAGAGGGAAGAGATACACCAACGCTTTGTAAAGGCATTGAATGAAAATGACCTTAACGAGCTGCGTCAGATAATAATCGACAACGAAGTAGTTTGCCCAATCTCAGGAACAAAGAACTGGACAGAAGTGCGTCAGTTCAACCTTATGTTCTCAACAGAAATGGGTTCTACAGCCGATGGTGCAATGAAGATTTACCTACGTCCGGAGACAGCTCAGGGTATCTTTGTAAACTTCCTGAATGTTCAGAAGACTGGACGTATGAAGATCCCCTTTGGTATAGCCCAGATTGGTAAGGCTTTCCGTAACGAGATCGTAGCCCGTCAGTTTATTTTCCGTATGCGTGAGTTTGAGCAGATGGAAATGCAATTCTTTGTTGCTCCAGGTGAAGAGCTGGCATGGTTTGAAAAGTGGAAGGAAGTACGTATGAAGTGGCATAAGTCACTAGGTATGGGCGATCACAAGTATCGTTACCACGATCATGATAAGCTGGCTCACTATGCCAACGCAGCAACAGATATTGAGTTTGAGATGCCCTTTGGGTTCAAGGAAGTAGAAGGTATCCACTCACGTACTGACTTCGACTTATCACAGCACCAGCAATACTCAGGAAAGAAGATTACCTATTTCGATTCTGAGCGCAACGAAAGCTATGTGCCTTATGTAATCGAGACATCAATCGGTGTTGACCGTATGTTCCTGAGCATAATGGCTGGAAGCTATTGCGAGGAAGAGGTTCCCGGTAAAGACGGAAGTGTTGAGTCTCGTGTAGTCCTGAAACTACCACCGGTACTTGCTCCTGTCAAACTGGCTGTACTACCACTTGTTAAGAAGGACGGTTTGCCTGAGCTGGCACGTAAGATAGTAGATGATCTGAAGTTCCACTTCAACTGCCAGTACGACGAGAAGGACTCAATCGGTAAGCGTTACCGCAGGCAGGATGCTATCGGTACACCTTTCTGTGTAACAATAGACCACGACTCTTTGGAAGACCAGAAGGTCACTATCCGTTACCGTGATACTATGGAGCAGGAGAGGGTAAGCATTTCTGCACTTAAGGATATTATCGGTGAGAAGGTAAGCATGACCGCGCTTTTCAAGAAGCTGGTTTAG
- a CDS encoding radical SAM/SPASM domain-containing protein, with protein sequence MWLSKTNMARFALRATKYITIRRARNLLLLVLSFYISRITKKPHIQGRPWAMSVEPSGLCNLQCPECPVGAGVLTRKGGMLEPGLLSKMLDEAGPELMTLNLYFQGEPMLNRKINKLITAASERNIFSSMSTNGHFLSPENCDKLIEAGLSELIISLDGISRQSYSRYRKGGNLDKVLQGIESMVKRRKELNKHKPLITVQFIVFEHNEQEIPELKKLCRRLGVDRLQLKSAQIYDFGNNEVKPPKNPRYSRYIEKEGRPVLKGKSYNHCFKQWGSAVMSWDGRVAPCCYDKDLDFSPGNVSETPLGEIWKNQSLMQFRGKILRDKAAIAMCRNCPQGRKFLI encoded by the coding sequence ATGTGGCTTTCCAAGACTAATATGGCCAGGTTTGCCCTCAGAGCTACAAAATATATCACAATCCGCAGAGCTCGCAACCTCCTGCTCCTCGTCCTCAGCTTCTATATTTCACGAATTACTAAGAAGCCCCACATCCAGGGAAGACCCTGGGCCATGTCTGTAGAGCCCTCGGGACTCTGCAATCTTCAATGTCCGGAATGCCCCGTCGGTGCAGGTGTCCTTACCCGCAAAGGTGGAATGCTGGAGCCTGGACTACTTAGCAAAATGCTCGATGAGGCAGGGCCGGAACTGATGACGCTCAACCTATACTTCCAGGGTGAACCAATGCTTAACCGCAAAATCAACAAACTGATAACCGCAGCCTCCGAAAGGAATATCTTTAGCTCGATGAGTACAAACGGGCATTTCCTTAGTCCGGAAAACTGCGATAAACTGATAGAAGCAGGACTTAGCGAACTGATTATTTCTTTGGACGGAATTAGCCGTCAAAGTTATTCCCGGTACCGCAAAGGGGGAAACCTTGATAAGGTGCTTCAGGGTATAGAATCCATGGTCAAGCGTCGCAAAGAGCTCAACAAACACAAGCCGCTTATCACGGTGCAGTTTATTGTCTTTGAGCATAATGAACAAGAAATCCCGGAACTAAAAAAGCTGTGCAGACGACTAGGTGTAGACCGCCTGCAGCTTAAGTCTGCCCAGATTTATGACTTTGGTAATAATGAAGTAAAACCACCTAAGAATCCCCGCTATTCAAGGTATATAGAGAAAGAAGGAAGGCCTGTTCTCAAGGGCAAGTCATACAACCACTGCTTTAAGCAGTGGGGCTCGGCAGTAATGTCATGGGACGGACGTGTAGCACCCTGCTGCTATGACAAGGATCTGGATTTCTCACCCGGTAACGTAAGTGAAACTCCTCTTGGAGAAATCTGGAAGAACCAGTCCCTAATGCAATTCCGCGGAAAAATATTAAGGGACAAAGCGGCCATCGCAATGTGCCGCAATTGTCCCCAAGGTCGTAAATTTCTTATCTGA
- the dxs gene encoding 1-deoxy-D-xylulose-5-phosphate synthase, with amino-acid sequence MEEAGYPLLSLINSPADLRKLPEEKLLQVCSELREFIIDAVSCNPAHFGASLGVVELTVALHYVLNTPVDKLIWDVGHQAYGHKILTGRRDVFHTNRKYKGISGFPSVAESEYDSFGVGHSSTSISAALGMAVAYKEQGITDRQVVAVIGDGAMTAGQAFEGLNNLASLQANVLVILNDNNMAIDPNIGGFSDYLVDIATSRTYNKVRREVIKGMGRLNIVGPRSKEMIVKINNSVKNLLTRQTNIFEGLNIRYFGPVDGHDVLRLAGVLRDMKHIPGPKVLHVITKKGKGFKYAEENQTAWHAPSGKFDKHTGEIIEESTSRPRPPKFQDVFGHTLVELAKQNDKIVGITPAMPSGCSLNIMMEVMPARAFDVGIAEQHAVTFAAGLAISGMIPFCNIYSTFMQRAFDQVIHDVALQNLNVVMCLDRGGLVGADGATHHGAFDLAYFRPIPNLTISSPMDEVELRNLMYTAQLPDKGPFVIRYPRGIGSNEDWRKPFAEIEVGKGRCLRKGKGVALLTLGPLGVKAARVCDEFAASGTELGHYDMRFVKPLDEELLHEVFSSYHSVITVEDGVVAGGFGTAVLEFMNEHGYNCQLKRMGIPDRFVEHGTQAELYKEVGLDMEALRRNISELLK; translated from the coding sequence ATGGAAGAAGCCGGATATCCCCTGCTTAGTTTGATAAATTCACCTGCTGATCTGCGAAAACTCCCTGAAGAGAAGTTGTTACAGGTATGTAGCGAGTTGCGTGAGTTCATCATTGATGCGGTATCATGCAACCCGGCTCACTTCGGAGCCAGCCTGGGGGTTGTAGAGCTCACTGTTGCCTTGCATTACGTGTTAAACACTCCTGTTGACAAGCTAATCTGGGATGTAGGTCATCAGGCCTATGGACACAAGATACTCACCGGTCGCAGGGACGTATTCCACACCAATAGGAAATACAAAGGAATAAGCGGCTTTCCCTCAGTTGCCGAAAGCGAATATGACTCCTTTGGGGTAGGACATTCCTCTACCAGTATATCAGCAGCTTTGGGAATGGCAGTGGCATATAAGGAGCAGGGCATAACCGATCGTCAGGTAGTTGCCGTCATAGGCGACGGTGCCATGACGGCAGGACAGGCTTTTGAGGGGCTGAACAATCTTGCATCTTTGCAGGCCAATGTACTTGTCATTCTCAATGACAACAACATGGCCATAGACCCTAATATCGGGGGCTTTAGTGATTATTTGGTTGACATAGCCACCAGTCGTACTTACAACAAGGTACGCCGTGAGGTCATTAAGGGTATGGGTCGCCTCAATATTGTGGGGCCCAGATCCAAGGAGATGATCGTCAAGATCAATAATAGTGTCAAGAATCTGCTTACACGTCAGACCAATATTTTTGAAGGGCTGAACATAAGGTATTTTGGACCGGTGGATGGTCATGACGTACTTAGATTGGCCGGTGTTCTCAGGGATATGAAGCATATTCCCGGTCCCAAGGTGCTGCATGTTATAACCAAGAAGGGGAAGGGTTTTAAGTATGCTGAAGAGAACCAGACAGCCTGGCACGCACCAAGCGGCAAGTTTGATAAGCATACCGGTGAGATAATAGAAGAAAGCACCTCCAGGCCAAGACCCCCAAAGTTTCAGGATGTATTTGGTCATACTTTAGTTGAACTTGCCAAGCAAAACGACAAGATAGTAGGTATTACTCCTGCCATGCCTTCGGGCTGCAGCCTGAATATTATGATGGAGGTCATGCCTGCCAGGGCCTTTGATGTAGGTATTGCGGAACAGCATGCAGTTACCTTTGCTGCAGGATTGGCCATCTCAGGCATGATACCTTTCTGTAATATTTACTCCACCTTTATGCAACGGGCTTTTGATCAGGTGATTCACGATGTTGCACTTCAGAATTTAAATGTAGTGATGTGTCTGGATAGAGGAGGACTTGTTGGAGCAGATGGTGCTACCCACCACGGGGCTTTTGATCTGGCTTATTTCAGACCAATACCCAATCTGACCATCTCCTCTCCGATGGATGAGGTAGAGCTTCGTAACCTTATGTACACAGCACAGCTACCTGATAAGGGTCCCTTTGTGATACGCTATCCCAGAGGTATTGGCTCCAATGAAGACTGGCGTAAGCCTTTTGCAGAGATAGAGGTTGGTAAGGGAAGGTGCCTGAGAAAAGGGAAGGGAGTTGCCCTGCTTACCCTTGGACCACTGGGTGTCAAGGCTGCTCGTGTGTGCGATGAGTTTGCTGCCTCAGGAACAGAGTTGGGCCACTATGATATGAGGTTTGTAAAACCGCTGGATGAAGAGTTGCTGCATGAGGTATTTAGCAGTTATCACTCAGTAATCACAGTTGAGGATGGGGTAGTCGCAGGAGGGTTTGGTACGGCTGTCCTTGAATTCATGAATGAGCATGGATACAATTGTCAACTAAAGCGTATGGGCATACCAGACAGGTTTGTCGAACATGGTACGCAGGCGGAGTTGTACAAAGAAGTAGGTCTGGATATGGAGGCACTCCGAAGAAATATTTCTGAGCTTTTGAAGTAA
- a CDS encoding PAS domain-containing hybrid sensor histidine kinase/response regulator, with protein MRERELNNLINELYEENKRLKRSLATQNLLFNIASILHGSNTIEVTFFSIAEKIVEIEGVEGFALYYKTEEEQRAFELAAYSIAESAIGVSFPKTVTCNSGFPFQTIPDPRALEIANKTDQIAARISAGFNTRNCIVAGTKTTGNPNGIIALKWSNSLNEPPIDNQVLDSISILVAKHLDFRNAEIRNKLNHNKIIEINRELEDKEHFLNNIINTAPIGILLVKDRVIHFVNDKTVESTRYTKEELVGVHFSKFYPPGEEDTDKINRFYKEIDDNGHAKMEIKLMRKTGEPVYYEVTGTHGPNFESEKYYLLIGHDITKIKLFENELKESEQRNLMIIESSADGIFILSIPGELKYVNWAGLNLLGYSMEELKRMKPRDLFGGYDKVKKYVQLINDLRKGITFKGDVQLTTKDGRILQVEVNTSVISLNGTDNFLFNIHDITRRKHNEQELVKAKEKAEAADRLKSSFLANMSHEIRTPLNAIVGFSNLLGQTDPDSNLRDEFVSLIISNSEILLNIINDVIELSKIESGLLELQFAPVCVDNILIDVCRQYQSKLLKDGKTNVSFRIELPRTGITPAYVIADRIKLQKVLQNLIDNAVKFINSGIITVGYEFRADKVILFVRDTGIGISPDKLQVIFEAFRQEDESHSKRFGGTGLGLALCKKLVEAMGGRIGVKSQKDVGSEFYFYLERTAVTEDELKREEMFYQAGEPELKYNKFV; from the coding sequence ATGAGAGAGAGAGAGTTAAATAACCTGATCAATGAGCTGTATGAAGAAAATAAACGCCTAAAACGTTCACTGGCTACACAAAACCTACTTTTTAATATTGCATCAATCCTTCATGGCTCAAACACAATCGAAGTTACCTTCTTCTCAATTGCGGAAAAGATTGTTGAGATTGAAGGAGTGGAAGGTTTTGCCCTATATTATAAGACAGAAGAGGAACAAAGAGCTTTCGAACTGGCTGCTTATTCAATAGCAGAAAGTGCTATAGGAGTTAGTTTCCCAAAAACAGTAACCTGCAATTCAGGTTTCCCATTTCAAACTATACCGGACCCAAGGGCATTGGAAATTGCTAATAAAACCGACCAAATCGCTGCCAGAATATCTGCCGGATTCAACACCAGAAATTGTATAGTAGCAGGAACAAAAACTACAGGTAATCCTAACGGAATTATAGCTCTTAAATGGAGTAATTCTCTCAATGAACCTCCAATTGACAACCAGGTTTTAGATTCTATCAGCATCCTGGTAGCCAAACACCTCGACTTCAGAAATGCTGAAATCAGAAATAAACTTAATCACAACAAGATTATTGAAATCAACAGAGAACTGGAGGATAAGGAGCACTTTCTGAATAATATCATCAATACAGCCCCGATAGGCATCCTGCTGGTTAAAGACAGAGTGATACACTTTGTCAATGACAAGACTGTAGAGTCCACAAGATACACAAAAGAAGAGCTAGTGGGTGTTCACTTCTCCAAATTCTACCCTCCGGGCGAAGAGGATACGGATAAGATTAATCGCTTCTACAAGGAAATAGACGATAATGGCCATGCAAAGATGGAAATAAAACTCATGAGAAAGACTGGTGAGCCTGTATACTATGAGGTAACCGGAACACATGGGCCCAACTTCGAATCAGAGAAATACTACCTGCTTATAGGCCATGATATTACAAAGATAAAGCTTTTTGAAAACGAACTAAAAGAGAGTGAACAAAGAAACCTGATGATCATTGAGTCAAGTGCAGATGGCATCTTTATCCTCAGCATACCTGGCGAGCTTAAATATGTTAACTGGGCAGGTCTGAATCTCCTTGGTTATTCTATGGAAGAACTGAAGAGGATGAAACCTCGTGACCTATTTGGAGGATACGACAAGGTTAAAAAGTACGTGCAACTAATTAATGACCTCAGAAAAGGAATAACATTCAAAGGTGACGTCCAGCTAACTACCAAAGATGGCAGGATCCTGCAGGTGGAGGTCAATACTTCAGTTATCTCACTCAATGGAACTGACAATTTCCTTTTCAACATACACGATATTACGAGGCGCAAGCACAATGAACAGGAACTTGTAAAGGCCAAGGAAAAGGCTGAGGCTGCTGATAGACTGAAGTCATCCTTCCTAGCTAACATGAGTCATGAGATTCGTACTCCACTAAATGCAATTGTTGGATTCTCCAACCTGCTCGGTCAGACAGACCCTGATAGCAACCTCAGGGATGAGTTCGTCTCACTGATTATTTCCAACTCGGAAATATTACTGAATATCATCAATGACGTTATCGAACTGTCCAAAATCGAAAGCGGATTGCTGGAACTTCAATTTGCTCCTGTTTGCGTTGACAATATCCTGATAGATGTTTGCAGACAATACCAAAGCAAGCTTCTTAAAGATGGTAAGACCAACGTGTCCTTCAGGATAGAGCTACCTAGAACCGGTATTACACCGGCCTATGTTATAGCAGATCGCATCAAACTGCAGAAAGTACTTCAAAACCTTATTGACAATGCCGTCAAGTTCATTAACAGTGGAATAATTACTGTGGGTTATGAATTCAGGGCCGATAAGGTGATACTCTTTGTGCGCGACACCGGTATTGGAATATCTCCCGACAAACTACAGGTTATCTTTGAAGCATTCAGACAAGAAGATGAGTCTCATTCCAAGCGTTTTGGCGGAACAGGCCTTGGCCTAGCCCTGTGTAAAAAACTTGTCGAGGCTATGGGTGGACGAATTGGTGTGAAATCACAAAAAGATGTCGGTTCGGAATTCTATTTCTATCTCGAAAGAACTGCTGTAACAGAGGATGAATTAAAGCGGGAAGAAATGTTTTATCAAGCCGGGGAACCCGAACTCAAGTACAATAAGTTTGTTTAG